In Natronococcus occultus SP4, the following proteins share a genomic window:
- a CDS encoding class-III pyridoxal-phosphate-dependent aminotransferase: protein MDRDTAEPNVDAFPGPNAREWVEFHGENAAPSEYSHEFVWDVTREANGPFVTDVDGNVLLDFTCHIGAAPLGYNNEKITDKLREFDLVEPMKIAGQDMYFGAGPTPEESDVPGSSHLMETLVDVSSQYGMDTVFLSNSGAEAMENAMKITHDYRAPAKYGVAFAGSFHGRTFGTLSITKSKEVYTRHYPQIDGIETVPFCADRGCDADSCDCGFFAGSDSQLRGMLAPEGGHINPDEIAFLTLEPIQGVGGYRFPSEAFMQEVADVTDEYDIPLVVDEIQSGIGRTGELWAADHYPIEPDVISAAKALRVGATISREEIFPSEKNRLGSTFGGGDLLGSMMGAFTLEAIDEYELLENATERGRQAQELLRDDAPDHVVDVRGKGLMLAVEFDTAERRSAVVEESLRRGLLTLGCGKKTIRLLPPLDSSTREIELGIGLFLEAIEAAGRSATVA, encoded by the coding sequence ATGGATAGGGACACTGCCGAACCGAACGTGGATGCGTTCCCCGGCCCCAACGCCCGCGAGTGGGTCGAGTTCCACGGGGAGAACGCGGCCCCCAGCGAGTACTCTCACGAATTCGTCTGGGACGTCACCCGCGAGGCCAACGGTCCGTTCGTCACCGACGTCGACGGCAACGTCTTACTCGATTTCACGTGTCACATCGGCGCCGCGCCGCTTGGCTACAACAACGAGAAGATCACCGACAAACTACGGGAGTTCGATCTCGTCGAGCCGATGAAGATCGCCGGTCAGGACATGTACTTCGGTGCGGGTCCAACCCCGGAGGAATCCGACGTTCCGGGATCGAGCCACCTGATGGAGACGCTGGTTGACGTCTCGAGCCAGTACGGCATGGACACCGTCTTCCTCTCGAACTCCGGCGCGGAGGCGATGGAGAACGCGATGAAGATCACCCACGACTACCGGGCGCCCGCGAAGTACGGCGTCGCCTTCGCCGGCAGCTTCCACGGACGCACCTTCGGGACGCTCTCGATCACCAAATCGAAGGAGGTCTACACGCGCCACTACCCCCAGATCGACGGGATCGAGACGGTGCCGTTTTGCGCGGATCGGGGCTGTGACGCCGACAGCTGCGACTGTGGCTTCTTCGCCGGCAGCGACTCGCAGCTCCGCGGGATGCTCGCGCCCGAGGGCGGTCACATCAACCCCGACGAGATCGCGTTTCTGACCCTCGAGCCGATCCAGGGCGTCGGCGGCTACCGCTTCCCCAGCGAGGCGTTCATGCAGGAGGTCGCGGACGTCACCGACGAGTACGACATCCCGCTGGTCGTCGACGAGATCCAGTCCGGTATCGGCCGGACCGGTGAGCTCTGGGCCGCCGATCACTACCCGATCGAACCCGACGTCATCTCGGCGGCGAAGGCGCTGCGAGTCGGCGCGACCATTTCGCGCGAGGAGATCTTCCCGAGCGAGAAGAACCGACTGGGGTCGACGTTCGGCGGCGGCGACCTGTTGGGCTCGATGATGGGCGCGTTCACCCTCGAAGCGATCGACGAGTACGAGCTGCTCGAGAACGCCACCGAGCGAGGACGGCAGGCCCAGGAGTTACTCCGGGACGACGCGCCCGACCACGTCGTCGACGTCCGGGGGAAGGGGCTGATGCTCGCCGTCGAGTTCGACACCGCCGAACGCCGCAGCGCCGTCGTCGAGGAGTCGCTGCGCCGCGGGCTGTTGACGCTTGGCTGCGGGAAAAAGACGATCCGGCTGCTCCCGCCGCTCGACTCTAGCACACGCGAGATCGAGCTCGGGATCGGGCTCTTCCTCGAGGCAATCGAGGCCGCGGGGCGGAGCGCGACGGTCGCGTAA
- a CDS encoding BCCT family transporter yields the protein MVGRFLDELDPVVFVFGALLTVGVIVAFFIDRSFVAGGIETVHGEMLSYMSWALLVIVFLVVVFLLYLIIGPWGKLKLGDEDPEYSFLSFFAMLYSAGFAAGVVFWGPTEGLFYYADPNPLFGAEGGSSEAIPLAIQQTLFHWALPQLAVFTIMGIAIGYFAYNYEKVPLRASSALTPIIGKDNLDGPVAKIVDILAVFATIGGVATSLGFIGSQFVSGLEYQWGMNFGDTGILLIVTTMTILFTISMVLGIDKGIRRLSNFNMGLFVLIMLATFILGPTMFLLLLGSQAIGGMISDFVAMSLYTGAGDGGTGWVESWTVFYWAWALSWSPFAGLFIARISKGRTIREIAFTGIVATSAATIPWFTFVGGTAVFLQDTGGADFGEVIAGEVGAEISGFILFDALPFGAIFMVAFLVLVTTFFVTSADSSTLAVSMMTTGGKESPSTINRVFWGIVLGLTAAILMILGGEGGAGALEQAVVITGAPFAIVCFLAMVSLIKNLSGTNGRVLLQEETVIIGSTERRSDDPTTTAEPGDDD from the coding sequence ATGGTCGGTCGGTTCCTCGACGAACTCGACCCGGTCGTGTTCGTGTTCGGCGCCCTCCTCACTGTCGGCGTCATCGTCGCCTTCTTTATCGATCGGAGCTTCGTCGCCGGGGGAATCGAGACCGTCCATGGGGAGATGCTCAGCTACATGAGCTGGGCATTGCTGGTGATCGTGTTCCTGGTCGTGGTCTTCCTGCTGTACCTGATCATCGGTCCCTGGGGGAAGCTCAAGCTCGGCGACGAGGACCCGGAGTACAGCTTCCTCTCCTTTTTCGCGATGCTGTACTCGGCCGGTTTCGCCGCGGGCGTCGTGTTCTGGGGACCGACCGAGGGACTGTTCTACTACGCCGATCCGAACCCGCTGTTCGGCGCCGAAGGGGGGTCCAGCGAGGCCATCCCGCTCGCGATCCAGCAGACGCTGTTCCACTGGGCCTTACCCCAGCTTGCGGTGTTTACGATCATGGGGATCGCGATCGGCTACTTCGCGTACAACTACGAGAAGGTCCCCCTGCGGGCTTCCTCGGCGCTGACGCCGATCATCGGGAAGGACAATCTGGACGGTCCCGTCGCCAAGATCGTCGACATCCTCGCGGTCTTTGCGACGATCGGCGGCGTCGCGACCTCGCTTGGGTTCATCGGGAGCCAGTTCGTCAGCGGCCTCGAGTACCAGTGGGGGATGAACTTCGGTGACACCGGTATCCTGCTGATCGTGACGACCATGACGATCCTGTTTACGATCTCGATGGTGCTCGGGATCGATAAGGGGATTCGCCGGCTCTCGAACTTCAACATGGGACTGTTCGTCCTGATCATGCTCGCGACGTTTATCCTCGGCCCCACGATGTTCCTGCTGTTGCTTGGCTCGCAGGCGATCGGCGGGATGATCAGCGACTTCGTGGCGATGAGTCTCTACACGGGTGCCGGCGACGGCGGCACCGGCTGGGTCGAGAGCTGGACGGTCTTCTACTGGGCGTGGGCGCTCTCGTGGTCGCCGTTCGCCGGGCTCTTTATCGCCCGGATCTCGAAGGGCCGAACCATCCGCGAAATCGCCTTCACCGGGATCGTCGCGACCTCCGCTGCGACCATCCCCTGGTTCACGTTCGTCGGTGGGACCGCCGTCTTCCTGCAGGATACGGGCGGTGCCGACTTCGGCGAGGTCATCGCGGGGGAGGTCGGTGCGGAGATCTCCGGGTTCATCCTGTTCGACGCCCTGCCGTTCGGTGCGATCTTCATGGTCGCGTTCCTCGTGCTCGTGACGACGTTTTTCGTCACTTCCGCCGACTCCTCGACGCTCGCCGTCTCGATGATGACCACCGGCGGCAAGGAGTCGCCGTCGACGATCAACCGGGTCTTCTGGGGGATCGTCCTCGGGCTGACCGCCGCGATCCTGATGATCCTCGGCGGCGAGGGCGGTGCCGGCGCGCTCGAGCAGGCCGTCGTCATCACCGGCGCGCCGTTCGCGATCGTCTGTTTCCTCGCGATGGTGTCGCTGATCAAGAACCTCAGCGGCACTAACGGCCGCGTGTTGCTCCAGGAGGAGACGGTGATCATCGGCTCGACGGAACGGCGCTCCGACGATCCGACCACGACCGCGGAGCCGGGCGACGACGACTGA
- a CDS encoding amidohydrolase yields MAYDVRTRLRDLRRAFHRHPEPGWREFQTTARIVEELERIGVDEIAVGREALSTAQRMAVPDSDELEPWLERAREAGVRENVLERTVNGHTGVVGVLERGDGPTIGLRVDMDAISMTESDLAEHRPAAEGFRSEHEGYMHACGHDAHIAIALGTIEAIEESDFEGTLKVFFQPAEEISGGGKAMAEGGYLEDVDHLLALHIGLDHPTGEIVAGVEKPLAMAHLTATFEGASAHAGKAPNEGGNAMQAAATAIQNAYAIPRHSDGQTRVNVGRIEGGTASNVIAEEITIDAEVRGETTGLMEYMRTELERVCYAAAEMHDCDVTPRVVSESPRADSHPALRELVGSVARDVDGVDRVIPSTEFGVSEDVTYLMNRVQDNGGLTSYLLVGTDHPTNHHTPTFDIDERSLEIGTGVLSATILELSRRPV; encoded by the coding sequence ATGGCCTACGACGTGCGGACCCGGTTGCGCGACCTTCGACGAGCGTTTCATCGCCACCCCGAACCTGGCTGGCGGGAGTTCCAGACGACGGCCCGGATCGTCGAGGAGCTCGAGCGCATCGGCGTCGACGAGATCGCCGTCGGCCGGGAGGCGCTCTCGACCGCCCAGCGGATGGCCGTCCCCGACTCCGACGAACTCGAGCCCTGGCTGGAGCGCGCCCGCGAGGCGGGGGTTCGCGAGAACGTCCTCGAGCGGACCGTGAACGGCCACACCGGCGTGGTCGGCGTCCTCGAGCGCGGCGACGGGCCGACGATCGGGCTCCGGGTCGACATGGACGCGATCTCGATGACCGAGTCCGATCTGGCCGAGCACCGGCCCGCTGCAGAGGGGTTTCGCTCGGAACACGAGGGATACATGCACGCCTGCGGCCACGACGCCCACATCGCGATCGCGCTGGGGACGATCGAGGCGATCGAAGAGAGTGATTTCGAGGGGACGCTGAAGGTCTTCTTCCAACCCGCCGAGGAGATCTCTGGCGGGGGGAAGGCGATGGCCGAGGGCGGCTACCTCGAGGACGTCGACCACCTGCTGGCGCTCCATATCGGGCTCGACCACCCGACGGGCGAGATCGTCGCCGGCGTCGAGAAGCCGCTGGCGATGGCTCACCTGACGGCGACGTTCGAGGGGGCAAGCGCCCACGCGGGGAAGGCGCCCAACGAGGGCGGGAACGCGATGCAGGCCGCGGCGACGGCGATCCAGAACGCCTACGCGATCCCCCGCCACAGCGACGGCCAGACTCGCGTCAACGTCGGACGGATCGAAGGCGGCACTGCCAGCAACGTCATCGCCGAGGAGATCACGATCGACGCTGAGGTCCGCGGCGAGACGACGGGGCTGATGGAGTACATGCGGACCGAACTCGAGCGTGTCTGTTATGCCGCCGCGGAGATGCACGACTGTGACGTCACGCCGCGGGTCGTCAGCGAGTCCCCTCGGGCCGACAGCCACCCGGCCCTGCGGGAGCTCGTCGGGAGTGTCGCCCGGGACGTCGACGGCGTCGACCGGGTGATTCCCTCGACGGAGTTCGGCGTCAGCGAGGACGTCACCTACCTGATGAACCGCGTTCAGGACAACGGCGGACTCACCTCCTACCTGCTCGTGGGGACCGATCATCCGACCAACCACCACACGCCGACGTTCGATATCGACGAGCGGAGTCTCGAGATCGGTACGGGGGTGCTCTCGGCGACGATCCTCGAGCTTTCCCGGCGACCGGTGTGA
- a CDS encoding Rid family detoxifying hydrolase, protein MSDTEPISTDGAPSNDNPYSQGVRAGDTLHVSGYGPVDPETGEAVDGDIGTQTDRVLENIAAVVDAAGGDGLADVVKVTVYLTDLEDYERVNEAYGERFGDEPPARVCVEVSRLPEDVRVEMDATAYLG, encoded by the coding sequence ATGTCCGACACCGAACCCATCAGTACCGACGGCGCACCGAGCAACGACAACCCCTACTCCCAGGGCGTCCGCGCCGGGGACACGCTCCACGTCTCCGGCTACGGCCCCGTCGATCCCGAGACAGGCGAGGCCGTCGACGGCGACATCGGGACCCAGACCGACCGCGTCCTCGAGAACATCGCCGCGGTCGTCGACGCGGCCGGCGGGGACGGCCTCGCAGACGTCGTGAAGGTCACCGTCTATCTCACCGATCTCGAGGACTACGAGCGGGTCAACGAGGCCTACGGCGAGCGGTTCGGCGACGAGCCGCCCGCCAGAGTCTGCGTCGAGGTCTCGCGGCTGCCCGAGGACGTCCGCGTCGAGATGGACGCGACCGCCTACCTCGGCTGA
- a CDS encoding aspartate aminotransferase family protein, protein MTSSPPIDELHYDEAPTVDSVPGPRSRELLEKQREIDSSAVAYPEDIPVAFEEGSGATVRDVDGNTYIDMFAGIGVLNVGHANPYVLEAVHEQADKLVHTVDFPTEARLELIEKLDEIAPAGLAGNQKVVFGGPTGSDAIEASIKLSKYNSDGDGLIAFRGSYHGATTGAMSLTSNTKLKEHYSPLLSDVVHAPYPNPFDQDKTPQEAVDHALEEVQAILEDPYGGLANPAGIFVEPIQGEGGVVTPPEGFLQGLRDLADDNDVTLVFDEIQSGFGRTGEWWASDWADVTPDVMTSAKALGGVGFPLSATMYHEDLDTWGSGDHAGTYRGHVVAMRAGSRAIEYIQDHDLLAHGRELGTSLRDRLREVADGNDHLGDVRGQGLFIGAEFVDSDGEPADDLVDEIQQYCFEHGVLVWTAGRHSNVLRLLPPLVLTHELAETAMDVIADAIEHATAAAKRTA, encoded by the coding sequence ATGACGAGCAGTCCACCGATCGACGAACTCCACTACGACGAGGCACCGACCGTCGACAGCGTCCCCGGCCCACGATCGCGGGAGCTACTCGAGAAGCAACGCGAGATCGACAGCAGCGCGGTCGCCTACCCCGAGGACATCCCGGTCGCGTTCGAAGAGGGATCGGGCGCGACGGTTCGGGACGTCGACGGCAACACCTACATCGACATGTTCGCCGGGATCGGCGTGCTCAACGTCGGCCATGCGAATCCCTACGTCCTCGAGGCCGTCCACGAGCAGGCCGACAAGCTGGTCCACACGGTCGACTTCCCGACCGAAGCCCGCCTCGAACTGATCGAGAAACTCGACGAGATCGCACCCGCGGGACTGGCGGGGAACCAGAAGGTCGTCTTCGGCGGCCCGACCGGCAGCGACGCCATCGAGGCCTCGATCAAGCTCTCGAAGTACAACAGCGACGGTGACGGGCTGATCGCGTTTCGCGGATCCTACCACGGCGCGACCACCGGCGCGATGAGTCTGACCTCGAACACGAAGCTCAAGGAGCACTACTCGCCGCTGCTTTCGGACGTCGTCCACGCGCCCTACCCCAACCCGTTCGACCAGGACAAGACGCCTCAGGAGGCCGTCGACCACGCCCTCGAGGAGGTCCAGGCGATCCTCGAGGACCCCTACGGCGGGCTCGCGAACCCCGCGGGCATCTTCGTCGAGCCGATCCAGGGCGAGGGCGGCGTCGTCACCCCGCCGGAAGGGTTCCTGCAGGGGCTGCGCGACCTCGCCGACGACAACGACGTCACGCTCGTCTTCGACGAGATCCAGAGCGGCTTCGGCCGCACCGGCGAGTGGTGGGCCAGCGACTGGGCCGACGTCACGCCCGACGTCATGACCTCGGCGAAGGCGCTCGGCGGCGTGGGCTTCCCGCTGTCGGCGACGATGTACCACGAGGACCTCGATACCTGGGGCTCGGGCGACCACGCCGGCACCTACCGCGGCCACGTTGTCGCGATGCGGGCCGGCAGCCGCGCCATCGAGTACATCCAGGACCACGACCTGTTAGCCCACGGTCGCGAACTCGGAACGTCCCTCCGCGACCGACTCCGGGAGGTCGCCGACGGGAACGACCACCTCGGCGACGTCCGCGGCCAGGGGCTGTTCATCGGCGCCGAGTTCGTCGATAGTGACGGCGAGCCCGCCGACGACCTCGTCGACGAGATCCAGCAGTACTGCTTCGAACACGGCGTCCTCGTCTGGACGGCCGGACGACACAGCAACGTCCTCCGGCTGCTACCGCCGCTTGTGCTCACCCACGAGCTCGCGGAGACGGCGATGGACGTTATCGCCGACGCGATCGAACACGCGACCGCCGCGGCCAAACGGACAGCCTGA
- a CDS encoding CDP-2,3-bis-(O-geranylgeranyl)-sn-glycerol synthase, producing the protein MAVLETIVVAFWAMLPAYVPNNAAVLAGGGRPIDGGRTWDDKRVLGDGKTWRGTAAGILAGVVLAGALTLVADDVSAATGIDVPAFTPLAAVGLAAGAMLGDIMASFLKRRTGRQRGAMFPGLDQLDFVVVSLPLTALLATEWFFEVFTWSVVAVVVVLTPILHVTTNMIAYQLGLKDEPW; encoded by the coding sequence ATGGCAGTACTCGAGACGATCGTCGTCGCCTTCTGGGCGATGTTGCCGGCCTACGTTCCAAACAACGCCGCGGTGCTGGCCGGTGGCGGTCGGCCGATCGACGGCGGACGGACGTGGGACGACAAACGCGTGCTCGGCGACGGGAAGACCTGGCGGGGAACCGCCGCGGGAATCCTCGCGGGAGTCGTCCTCGCGGGCGCACTGACCCTCGTCGCCGACGACGTGAGCGCGGCGACCGGGATCGACGTCCCGGCGTTTACGCCGCTTGCGGCGGTCGGCCTCGCCGCGGGAGCGATGCTCGGCGACATCATGGCCTCGTTTCTCAAGCGCCGAACCGGACGCCAGCGCGGCGCCATGTTTCCCGGACTGGACCAGCTCGATTTCGTCGTCGTCTCGCTTCCCCTGACGGCGCTTTTGGCGACCGAGTGGTTCTTCGAGGTGTTCACGTGGAGCGTGGTCGCCGTCGTCGTCGTGCTCACCCCGATCCTGCACGTCACGACGAACATGATCGCCTACCAGCTCGGGCTGAAGGACGAACCCTGGTAG
- a CDS encoding proline dehydrogenase family protein: MIPPIASRFVAGEAPAEALDHVRQLNDRNVKAIVNLLGEHYDDREDADADAREYRELVEDIARSDLGATVSVKPSQIGLDFGEDVFRENLEEIVETAADRGVFVWIDMEDHTTTDATLDAYEELAREHDGGVGVCVQANLRRTREDVRRLADVPGKIRFVKGAYDEPAEIAYKNRETVNREYKALLEYAFENFEDGIAIGSHDPAMIDRAIELHEEHGTDFEIQMLMGVRNDAQFNLAEEYEVYQYVPYGGRWKSYFYRRAMERKENLWFAVRAIVGR, encoded by the coding sequence ATGATCCCGCCAATCGCGAGCCGGTTCGTCGCCGGGGAGGCGCCTGCCGAGGCCCTCGACCACGTTCGCCAGCTGAACGATCGGAACGTAAAGGCGATCGTGAACCTGCTGGGGGAACACTACGACGACCGCGAGGACGCGGACGCCGACGCCCGCGAGTACCGGGAGCTGGTCGAGGACATCGCCCGCTCGGATCTGGGGGCGACGGTCTCTGTCAAACCCTCCCAGATCGGCCTCGACTTCGGCGAGGACGTCTTTCGGGAGAACCTCGAGGAGATCGTCGAGACGGCGGCCGACCGCGGCGTCTTCGTCTGGATCGACATGGAGGATCACACGACGACCGACGCGACCCTCGACGCCTACGAGGAGCTGGCCAGAGAACACGACGGTGGGGTAGGCGTCTGCGTTCAGGCAAACCTCAGACGGACCCGGGAGGACGTGAGGCGGCTCGCCGACGTCCCCGGGAAGATCCGGTTCGTCAAGGGTGCCTACGACGAGCCGGCCGAGATCGCCTACAAGAATCGGGAGACGGTCAACCGGGAGTACAAGGCCCTGCTCGAGTACGCCTTCGAGAACTTCGAGGACGGGATCGCGATCGGCAGCCACGATCCCGCGATGATCGATCGCGCGATCGAGCTCCACGAGGAACACGGCACTGACTTCGAGATCCAGATGCTGATGGGTGTCCGGAACGACGCCCAGTTCAACCTCGCCGAGGAGTACGAGGTCTACCAGTACGTCCCCTACGGCGGTCGCTGGAAGTCCTACTTCTACCGGCGCGCGATGGAGCGCAAGGAGAACCTCTGGTTCGCGGTGCGAGCGATCGTCGGCCGCTAA
- a CDS encoding DUF502 domain-containing protein: protein MASWKRDFASGLIVLGPILVTLYVSYWLYGFIAGLTPGMILDEAALRPLIPGDGGQAQQTREELAQFLRVIVALTVLVILTFSVGYLMRTTVGGLVERLLDNVANRVPVIRVVYNASKMAAETAFGEQDSLQKPVKLETWDGLRMTAFKTGKVTEDGREVLFLPTSPNITTGFVIEVEPGRITELDEDVEDALTRVLSAGFGDSNRNRDMEAGVSIDVVDEATTDGGEGGTDADRRRLED, encoded by the coding sequence ATGGCTTCGTGGAAGCGTGACTTCGCGAGCGGGCTGATCGTCCTCGGCCCGATCCTCGTGACGCTCTATGTCAGCTACTGGCTCTACGGCTTTATCGCGGGGCTGACGCCAGGGATGATCCTCGACGAAGCCGCGCTTCGACCGCTGATTCCCGGCGACGGGGGCCAGGCCCAGCAGACCCGCGAGGAGCTCGCCCAGTTCCTCCGCGTGATCGTCGCGCTGACGGTGCTCGTCATCCTCACGTTCTCGGTCGGCTACCTCATGCGAACGACCGTCGGCGGACTGGTCGAACGGCTCCTCGACAACGTCGCCAACCGGGTGCCCGTGATCCGGGTCGTCTACAACGCCTCGAAGATGGCCGCCGAAACCGCCTTCGGCGAGCAGGACTCCCTGCAGAAACCCGTCAAGCTCGAGACCTGGGACGGGCTCCGGATGACCGCGTTCAAAACCGGAAAGGTGACCGAGGACGGCCGCGAGGTGCTCTTCTTACCCACGTCGCCGAACATCACGACCGGGTTCGTCATCGAGGTCGAGCCCGGCCGGATCACCGAGCTCGACGAGGACGTCGAGGACGCCCTCACCCGCGTGCTGAGCGCCGGCTTCGGCGACTCGAACCGCAACCGCGACATGGAGGCGGGAGTCTCGATCGACGTCGTCGACGAGGCGACGACCGACGGCGGCGAGGGCGGAACCGACGCCGACCGACGACGCCTCGAGGACTGA
- a CDS encoding branched-chain amino acid transaminase, with product MGFDEMDVDTIWMDGEFVDWDDAQIHVLTHGLHYGTGIFEGARCYDTEEGPAIFRWDAHLERLYQSAKPYEMEIGYDAEELTEATLELVQSQELASCYIRPVAFYGYDSLGVSPGDCPTRIAIAAWPWGTYLGEDALENGIDVMVSSWRKHASSQVPTNAKTTGLYVNSMLAGEEARRNGYAEAIVLNKEGDVAEGPGENIFLVRDDEIYTPGLSESILEGITRNTVIELAEDLGYTVHDTASISRGELNTADELFFTGSAAEVTPIRKVDNVVIGDGSRGPVTEEIQSRFFEVVERRTDEYDEWFTYV from the coding sequence ATGGGATTCGACGAGATGGACGTCGACACGATCTGGATGGACGGCGAGTTCGTGGACTGGGACGACGCACAGATCCACGTGCTCACCCACGGGCTTCACTACGGGACGGGGATCTTCGAGGGGGCGCGCTGTTACGACACCGAGGAGGGCCCCGCGATCTTCCGCTGGGACGCCCACCTCGAACGGCTCTACCAGTCGGCCAAGCCCTACGAGATGGAGATCGGCTACGACGCCGAGGAGCTGACCGAGGCGACCCTCGAGCTCGTTCAGAGCCAGGAGCTGGCCTCCTGTTACATCCGCCCCGTCGCCTTCTACGGCTACGACAGCCTCGGCGTGAGTCCCGGCGACTGTCCGACCCGGATCGCGATCGCCGCCTGGCCGTGGGGCACCTACCTCGGCGAGGACGCCCTCGAGAACGGGATCGACGTGATGGTCTCGTCCTGGCGGAAACACGCCTCGAGCCAGGTGCCGACGAACGCCAAGACCACGGGACTGTACGTCAACAGCATGCTCGCGGGCGAGGAGGCCCGCAGGAACGGCTACGCGGAGGCGATCGTCCTGAACAAGGAAGGCGACGTCGCCGAGGGCCCCGGCGAGAACATCTTCCTCGTTCGCGACGACGAGATCTATACGCCCGGGCTCTCGGAGTCGATCCTCGAGGGGATCACGCGCAACACCGTGATCGAGCTCGCGGAGGATCTGGGCTACACCGTCCACGACACGGCGTCGATCTCGCGGGGCGAGCTCAACACCGCCGACGAACTGTTCTTCACCGGCTCGGCGGCCGAGGTCACGCCCATCCGGAAGGTCGACAACGTCGTCATCGGCGACGGCTCGCGAGGTCCGGTCACAGAGGAGATTCAGTCGCGGTTCTTCGAGGTCGTCGAGCGTCGCACCGACGAGTACGACGAGTGGTTCACGTACGTCTAG